A window from Pseudomonas kribbensis encodes these proteins:
- a CDS encoding PAS domain-containing protein, with product MINASLLQMVINASNDGIVVAEREGKEDNILIYVNPAFERLTGYTSEEILYQDCRFLQAGDRDQENLPLIREALRSNGSCREIIRNYRKDGTPFWNELSLSTVKNADDGQTYFVGVQKDVTVQVKAQQRVAQLEAQVAALEAELAAVKATNGANKTAN from the coding sequence ATGATCAATGCCAGCCTGCTGCAGATGGTGATCAACGCGTCGAACGATGGAATCGTGGTGGCCGAGCGAGAAGGCAAGGAAGACAACATCCTGATTTACGTGAACCCGGCTTTCGAACGCCTGACGGGTTACACCAGTGAAGAGATCCTGTATCAGGATTGCCGTTTTCTGCAGGCCGGAGACCGGGACCAGGAAAATTTGCCGCTGATCCGCGAAGCATTGCGCAGTAACGGTTCGTGTCGGGAAATCATCCGAAACTATCGCAAGGACGGCACACCGTTCTGGAACGAGCTGTCGCTGTCGACGGTAAAAAACGCTGATGATGGTCAGACTTACTTCGTTGGCGTGCAAAAGGACGTCACCGTTCAGGTCAAGGCGCAGCAGCGAGTGGCGCAACTGGAAGCCCAGGTCGCAGCTCTCGAGGCAGAACTGGCGGCCGTGAAAGCGACGAACGGCGCAAACAAAACTGCGAACTAA
- a CDS encoding flavodoxin, which translates to MKVAILSGSVYGTAEEVARHAQSLLKAAGFETFYNSRASLADLQTFGPEALLAVTSTTGMGELPDNLQPLYSSIRDQLPAAWRGLPGAVIALGDASYGDTFCGGGEQMRELFGELGVREVQDMLRIDASESVTPETDAEPWLEQLIATLKG; encoded by the coding sequence ATGAAAGTCGCCATCCTCTCCGGCTCGGTGTACGGCACGGCCGAAGAAGTCGCTCGCCACGCGCAGAGCCTGCTGAAAGCCGCCGGTTTTGAAACCTTCTACAACTCGCGCGCCAGCCTCGCCGATCTCCAGACCTTTGGCCCCGAGGCCTTGCTTGCCGTGACTTCGACCACCGGCATGGGCGAGTTGCCGGATAACCTGCAACCGCTGTATTCGAGCATTCGCGACCAGTTGCCGGCGGCCTGGCGCGGCTTGCCTGGCGCGGTGATCGCTTTGGGCGACGCCAGTTACGGCGACACGTTCTGCGGTGGTGGCGAGCAGATGCGTGAATTGTTCGGTGAGCTGGGCGTGCGTGAAGTGCAGGACATGCTGCGTATCGACGCCAGCGAAAGCGTCACCCCGGAAACCGACGCAGAGCCATGGCTCGAGCAGTTGATCGCCACGCTCAAAGGCTGA
- a CDS encoding LysR family transcriptional regulator produces MDFKQLKSFVEVMHQGGFTQAAKTLHISQSAVSKQIAQLEQSLGTPLLDRLGSQLRLTAAGSVVLQRAEGMLRLRDELLTELDDLSHLARGELRLGLPLLGSDALFAGLFAEYRRRYPNISVQLLEGGSRNVEQAVLSGELELGGSLLPKDPQFDFQPFCDEPLDALLPVDHPLATKGEIGLEELADTPFLLYQRSFVLNDRLLQACQQMGFTPKEGGRSGQADFLAALVAAGQGVVLLPSVVARGLVRPGVVRLTLNAPDYLRWDIAFIWRRGAYLSKAAQAWLALLRERDISL; encoded by the coding sequence ATGGATTTCAAACAGCTCAAAAGCTTCGTCGAAGTCATGCATCAGGGTGGTTTCACCCAAGCGGCGAAAACCCTGCACATCAGTCAGTCCGCCGTGAGCAAGCAGATCGCCCAGCTCGAACAGAGCCTCGGCACCCCGCTGCTCGATCGCCTGGGTTCGCAATTGCGCCTGACCGCCGCCGGCAGCGTGGTGTTGCAACGGGCCGAAGGCATGCTGCGCTTGCGCGATGAATTGCTCACGGAACTGGATGATCTCAGTCATCTGGCGCGGGGCGAGTTGCGCCTCGGCTTGCCCTTGCTGGGCAGCGATGCGCTGTTCGCCGGGCTGTTCGCCGAATACCGACGGCGTTACCCGAACATCAGCGTGCAATTGCTCGAAGGCGGCAGCCGCAATGTCGAACAGGCGGTGCTGAGCGGGGAACTGGAGCTGGGCGGCAGTCTGCTGCCGAAAGATCCGCAGTTCGATTTTCAGCCGTTCTGCGATGAGCCGCTCGATGCACTGCTGCCGGTGGATCACCCGTTGGCGACGAAAGGTGAAATCGGTCTGGAGGAACTGGCCGACACGCCGTTCCTGCTGTATCAGCGCAGTTTCGTGCTCAACGACCGTTTACTTCAAGCGTGCCAGCAGATGGGCTTCACCCCGAAGGAAGGTGGCCGCAGTGGTCAGGCGGATTTTCTTGCGGCACTGGTGGCCGCCGGGCAAGGCGTGGTGCTGCTGCCCAGCGTGGTGGCCCGCGGTCTGGTGCGGCCAGGCGTGGTTCGCCTGACCTTGAACGCGCCGGACTATCTGCGCTGGGACATTGCGTTCATCTGGCGCCGGGGCGCCTATCTGTCGAAGGCGGCGCAGGCCTGGCTCGCGCTGCTGCGCGAACGCGATATCAGCCTTTGA
- a CDS encoding CidA/LrgA family protein, protein MKASTLKYLSRLLAELAVLLGLYLLGCQLATWLAWPIPGGVIGMALLLLAFAFGWVKPAALQMGAGLLMAEMLLFFIPALMSLLDYGALLRDDGWRILLVIAAGTLMVMLVTAFTVELAVRLRRSHEA, encoded by the coding sequence ATGAAAGCCTCAACCCTCAAATATCTCTCTCGCCTGCTGGCCGAACTGGCCGTGCTGCTCGGTCTCTACCTGCTCGGCTGCCAATTGGCGACGTGGCTGGCGTGGCCGATCCCCGGCGGGGTGATCGGTATGGCATTGTTGCTGCTGGCGTTTGCATTCGGCTGGGTCAAGCCGGCGGCGCTGCAAATGGGCGCGGGACTGTTGATGGCCGAGATGCTGCTGTTCTTCATTCCGGCGCTGATGAGCCTGCTGGATTACGGCGCCTTGTTGCGTGACGACGGCTGGCGGATCTTGCTGGTGATCGCCGCCGGCACGCTGATGGTGATGCTGGTGACGGCGTTCACCGTTGAATTGGCCGTGCGCCTGAGGCGGTCCCATGAAGCTTGA
- a CDS encoding LrgB family protein has translation MKLELMPMFWLAFTLLAYLFSRWLYRRTGRYLLSPLILVPALLLALAVPLHTAYAEYSSNTHWLMLVLGPVTVAFAVPIWQQRRLLVRHWSALLLGMLAGSVASIATSFGLARALALDSSVTLSLVPRSITTPFAMPLAQDLGGVPELTAVFVMFTGVFGAMLGGVLLKWLPLRSALARGALFGVGAHGAGVSRAHEVGGEEGSVAGLVMVLTGLLNLFAAPLLASLL, from the coding sequence ATGAAGCTTGAACTGATGCCGATGTTCTGGCTGGCGTTCACCTTGCTGGCCTACCTGTTCAGTCGCTGGCTGTATCGCCGTACCGGGCGTTACCTGCTGTCGCCGCTTATTCTGGTCCCCGCGTTGCTGCTGGCGCTTGCGGTGCCGCTGCATACCGCATACGCCGAATACTCCAGCAACACCCACTGGCTGATGCTGGTGCTCGGCCCGGTCACCGTCGCGTTTGCGGTGCCGATCTGGCAACAGCGACGTTTGCTGGTGCGGCACTGGTCGGCGTTGTTGCTGGGCATGCTGGCCGGCAGTGTCGCATCGATTGCCACCTCGTTCGGTCTGGCCAGGGCTTTGGCGTTGGACAGTTCGGTCACGCTGTCACTGGTGCCACGCTCGATCACCACGCCGTTTGCCATGCCGCTGGCGCAGGATCTCGGCGGGGTGCCTGAATTGACGGCGGTGTTCGTGATGTTCACCGGGGTCTTCGGCGCGATGCTCGGCGGGGTATTGCTCAAGTGGCTGCCGCTGCGAAGTGCCCTGGCGCGTGGCGCGTTGTTTGGCGTCGGCGCCCATGGTGCAGGCGTCAGTCGCGCCCATGAAGTGGGCGGCGAAGAAGGCTCGGTGGCGGGACTGGTGATGGTGCTCACCGGGCTGCTCAATCTGTTCGCCGCACCTTTGTTGGCGTCGTTGCTTTGA
- a CDS encoding class II aldolase/adducin family protein, translating into MSVAPVPSSLNVKDQVSAAEWQTRVDLAACYRLVALHGWDDLIFTHISAKVPGTEDFLINPFGMMFHEITASSLVKVDQAGNKLMDSPYEINPAGYTIHSAVHEVRHDVACVLHTHTASGVAVSAQKQGVLPISQQSLFVLSSLAFHAYEGVALNHEEKARLQTDLGENNFLMLHNHGLLTCGGTIADTFLMMFTFQRACDIQVMAQSGGAELIAIEPQILAGAKAMIAGVTKSAQGMGGALAWPALLRKLDKQDPGYKL; encoded by the coding sequence GTGAGCGTAGCCCCCGTCCCTTCTTCCTTGAATGTCAAAGATCAGGTCAGTGCTGCGGAGTGGCAGACCCGGGTCGATCTCGCCGCCTGCTATCGACTGGTCGCCCTGCATGGCTGGGACGATCTGATCTTTACCCACATCTCGGCCAAGGTGCCTGGCACCGAAGATTTCCTGATCAACCCGTTCGGGATGATGTTCCATGAGATCACCGCGTCCAGCCTGGTGAAGGTCGACCAGGCGGGCAACAAGCTCATGGACAGCCCCTACGAGATCAACCCTGCCGGCTACACCATCCACAGCGCCGTCCACGAAGTGCGCCATGACGTGGCCTGCGTGCTGCACACCCACACCGCTTCGGGTGTCGCCGTGTCGGCGCAGAAGCAGGGCGTGCTGCCGATCAGTCAGCAATCGTTGTTCGTGTTGTCGAGCCTGGCCTTTCACGCTTATGAAGGCGTGGCGCTCAATCACGAAGAGAAAGCGCGGCTGCAGACTGACCTCGGTGAAAACAATTTCCTGATGCTGCACAACCACGGTCTGCTGACCTGTGGCGGCACCATCGCCGATACGTTCCTGATGATGTTTACCTTCCAGCGTGCCTGTGACATTCAGGTCATGGCGCAAAGCGGCGGTGCCGAACTGATCGCCATCGAACCGCAGATTCTGGCGGGCGCCAAGGCGATGATCGCCGGCGTCACCAAAAGTGCTCAAGGCATGGGCGGCGCGCTGGCCTGGCCGGCGCTGCTGCGCAAACTCGATAAACAAGACCCGGGGTATAAACTCTAA
- a CDS encoding alpha/beta fold hydrolase produces MPLAEIPLSAWRKRSQSFVFRGQPIRYWTAGQGEPLLLIHGFPTASWDWHYLWQPLAQRFRVIACDMLGFGDSAKPLNHTYSLLEQADLQQALLAHLQIEQPVHLLAHDYGDSVAQELLARHYEEKIEVASCVFLNGGLFPETHRPLLAQKLLLSPLGWMIGRAFTRDALVKSFRQIFGPDTRPSESEMDDFWSLVECNRGPRIMHKLITYIPERRVQRDRWVSAMQRGEVPLRVIDGEVDPISGAHMVERYRELIPDADTVLLPGIGHYPQIEAPVQVLKHYLEFRDHFVLPPRKVACS; encoded by the coding sequence ATGCCTCTCGCCGAGATTCCTCTGAGTGCCTGGCGCAAACGCAGCCAGTCGTTTGTCTTCCGTGGCCAGCCGATCCGCTACTGGACGGCGGGGCAGGGCGAACCGCTGCTGCTGATCCACGGCTTCCCGACGGCCAGCTGGGACTGGCATTACCTGTGGCAGCCGCTGGCCCAGCGCTTTCGGGTGATCGCCTGCGACATGCTCGGCTTCGGCGACTCGGCCAAACCGTTGAACCACACCTACAGCCTGCTGGAGCAAGCCGATCTGCAACAGGCGTTGCTCGCGCATCTTCAAATCGAGCAACCGGTGCATCTCCTTGCCCATGACTACGGCGACAGCGTTGCCCAGGAACTGCTGGCCCGGCATTACGAAGAGAAGATCGAAGTCGCCAGTTGTGTGTTCCTCAACGGTGGCCTGTTCCCGGAAACCCATCGTCCGCTGCTGGCGCAAAAGCTGTTGCTCAGCCCGCTGGGCTGGATGATCGGCCGAGCGTTTACCCGCGATGCCCTGGTGAAAAGCTTCCGGCAGATCTTCGGCCCGGACACCCGGCCCAGCGAAAGTGAAATGGATGATTTCTGGAGCCTGGTCGAGTGCAATCGCGGGCCGCGCATCATGCACAAGCTGATCACCTACATTCCGGAACGCCGGGTGCAGCGTGATCGTTGGGTCTCGGCAATGCAGCGTGGCGAGGTGCCGCTGCGGGTGATCGATGGCGAAGTCGATCCGATCTCCGGTGCGCACATGGTCGAACGTTATCGCGAGTTGATCCCCGATGCGGACACCGTGCTGTTGCCGGGCATCGGTCATTACCCGCAAATCGAAGCGCCGGTGCAGGTGCTCAAGCATTACCTGGAATTTCGTGATCACTTCGTGTTGCCGCCGCGCAAGGTGGCGTGCTCCTGA
- a CDS encoding SDR family oxidoreductase, whose translation MNESVRFEDKVVIVTGAGGGLGRAHALLFAKQGARVLVNDLGGSTQGEGANASAADRVVAEIREAGGIAEANHDSVTDGDKLVQNALDVFGRVDVVVNNAGILRDKTFHKMEDADWDLVYRVHVEGAYKVTRAAWPHLREQNYGRVIFTASTSGIYGNFGQSNYGMAKLGLYGLTRTLAIEGRKNNILVNAIAPTGGTRMTEGLIPPQVFEQLKPELVSPLVVYLASEQCQETSGLFEVGGGWMGKVRWERSLGAGFDPRVGFSPEDVAAHWQQICDFEGAAHPKDNIEALKEMMGNLQKFSI comes from the coding sequence ATGAATGAGTCTGTGCGTTTCGAAGATAAAGTCGTGATCGTCACCGGAGCCGGTGGTGGCCTGGGGCGCGCTCATGCTTTGCTGTTCGCCAAACAGGGCGCCAGAGTGCTGGTCAACGACCTCGGCGGCTCGACCCAGGGCGAAGGCGCCAACGCTTCGGCCGCTGACCGCGTGGTGGCGGAAATTCGCGAGGCCGGCGGCATTGCCGAGGCCAACCATGACTCGGTGACCGACGGCGACAAACTGGTGCAGAACGCCCTCGATGTATTCGGTCGCGTCGATGTGGTGGTCAACAACGCCGGCATCCTGCGCGACAAGACTTTCCACAAGATGGAGGACGCTGACTGGGATCTGGTCTACCGCGTCCACGTCGAAGGCGCCTACAAAGTGACCCGCGCCGCATGGCCGCACCTGCGTGAGCAGAACTATGGGCGAGTGATCTTCACCGCATCAACGTCGGGCATCTATGGCAACTTCGGCCAGTCCAACTACGGCATGGCCAAACTCGGTCTCTACGGCCTGACCCGCACTCTGGCCATCGAAGGTCGCAAGAACAACATCCTGGTCAACGCCATTGCCCCCACCGGCGGCACACGCATGACCGAAGGCCTGATCCCGCCGCAAGTGTTCGAACAGCTCAAGCCGGAACTGGTCAGCCCACTGGTGGTGTACCTGGCCAGCGAGCAATGCCAGGAAACTTCCGGCCTGTTCGAAGTCGGCGGCGGCTGGATGGGCAAGGTGCGCTGGGAGCGGAGTCTGGGGGCCGGATTCGATCCTCGTGTTGGGTTCTCGCCGGAAGATGTGGCGGCGCACTGGCAGCAGATCTGTGATTTCGAAGGGGCGGCGCATCCGAAGGACAACATTGAAGCGCTGAAGGAGATGATGGGGAATTTGCAGAAGTTTTCGATTTGA
- a CDS encoding immunity protein has protein sequence MNTVERIIKNEPVADVVSLFALLWPAMRIDRMYGLYRSEVVQKGILVATYNSLFNDGVLSSDKSGKTVKGPNWKAPTFLVEKRYD, from the coding sequence ATGAACACGGTCGAAAGAATCATCAAAAATGAGCCTGTTGCCGATGTGGTCTCCTTATTTGCACTGCTTTGGCCAGCAATGCGTATTGACAGGATGTATGGGCTATATCGTAGTGAGGTAGTTCAAAAAGGTATTTTGGTCGCCACTTACAATTCACTATTCAATGACGGGGTGCTCTCCAGCGATAAGAGCGGCAAAACAGTCAAAGGGCCCAACTGGAAGGCACCTACGTTCCTGGTAGAAAAACGTTACGATTAA
- a CDS encoding S-type pyocin domain-containing protein has protein sequence MPKPPPLELDALHIREFAPDDYEPFKETNVGYSYSGTFGPAGANSQTRQLMHETQVAVEQEFNAKAASIPHSIEVELAAIRLEGPTNPLPPAAALAREVGVRNTLIQRKGAEFQRQTAIANRFYGSDPLGKTFKDYLDQASAIRRAHGAGVKSRALWSESLRAAHEARLLGQTLALLNQQQVGVLNWLATVQAQDQAAAAEAQRQAAEHARIAAEQQRQRDIAEAARREQEAIRAREQARLAALAEKQRRDAEQARLAAETARLNAEAEAREKERVAALKIAQAEAQANAETAARALAAEQTRLQEERKHVFPASGAMASNGPAVSFASTAVSLSPATSAGILNALRTATATLTATGTALFGSPVLMGFAALLMPSNLGNGERFTMSVPLTELSSEPAETLREIADRQGTLEMHTGLGLRRLGAGMQVFVATSDDFHIRSSVLVLNAAYDLLNNVYKVALSDSPTDYLTWTPAISPGDASTASPIVDTDSSAYSGVSIVPVEGRLDLNPILVEGWDRFIIVFPADSGIEPLYVVFSSPYEGASVKGKYSGRKFNPEQAGGPILNLDWRSAIITREGIDAVKLHIARLNQSDANDIMIQRLEDILSGHRAHSDTDLRYYTHEMRELERYRAFGYSDNTSPSDESPIWNNAHTAALEDYKLGSELTLLYTEQAINAMNAQDQREYEKDMRSFEQ, from the coding sequence ATGCCAAAACCTCCACCGTTAGAGCTGGACGCATTACATATCCGGGAGTTCGCCCCGGATGATTACGAGCCATTCAAAGAAACCAATGTGGGTTATTCCTACAGCGGCACGTTCGGCCCTGCCGGTGCCAATTCGCAAACGCGTCAATTGATGCATGAAACGCAAGTCGCCGTTGAACAGGAATTCAACGCAAAAGCCGCCTCGATTCCACATTCCATTGAAGTGGAACTGGCGGCCATCAGACTGGAAGGCCCGACGAACCCTCTACCACCCGCAGCGGCATTGGCTCGCGAAGTCGGCGTCAGGAACACGCTGATTCAACGCAAGGGCGCAGAGTTTCAAAGGCAGACCGCCATCGCCAACCGCTTCTATGGCAGCGATCCGCTGGGGAAAACCTTCAAGGATTATCTGGATCAGGCATCTGCCATTCGGCGGGCGCACGGCGCGGGGGTCAAGAGCCGGGCGTTATGGAGTGAATCGTTGCGGGCCGCCCACGAAGCCCGGCTGCTGGGCCAGACATTGGCGCTTCTCAACCAGCAACAGGTCGGTGTGCTCAACTGGCTGGCCACCGTGCAGGCACAGGATCAGGCAGCCGCGGCAGAGGCGCAGCGGCAGGCTGCGGAACATGCCCGAATTGCAGCGGAGCAACAGCGCCAGCGAGATATTGCCGAAGCCGCACGCCGGGAGCAGGAGGCAATACGAGCACGCGAACAGGCTCGACTGGCCGCATTGGCGGAGAAACAACGTCGGGATGCCGAACAGGCTCGACTGGCGGCTGAGACCGCGCGCCTGAACGCTGAGGCTGAAGCTCGGGAGAAAGAACGGGTGGCTGCGTTGAAGATCGCCCAGGCCGAGGCACAAGCCAACGCTGAAACAGCGGCACGGGCGCTTGCGGCGGAACAGACCCGGTTACAGGAGGAAAGGAAGCATGTCTTTCCGGCCTCCGGAGCAATGGCCAGCAACGGCCCGGCTGTTTCTTTCGCTTCGACTGCGGTCAGCCTCAGCCCTGCTACCTCGGCGGGAATACTCAATGCATTACGTACCGCAACAGCGACCCTGACAGCGACAGGCACGGCGCTGTTCGGCAGTCCGGTACTGATGGGGTTCGCGGCGCTGTTGATGCCTTCAAATCTGGGCAACGGCGAGCGTTTTACCATGAGCGTTCCTCTCACAGAGTTGTCGTCCGAGCCGGCAGAGACGCTCCGCGAAATCGCCGATCGACAGGGTACGCTGGAGATGCACACCGGACTCGGCCTCAGGCGACTCGGTGCCGGTATGCAAGTGTTCGTCGCTACGAGCGATGACTTCCATATTCGCTCAAGTGTGCTGGTCCTGAATGCCGCCTACGATCTGCTCAACAACGTATACAAGGTCGCGCTATCGGACTCGCCCACCGACTACTTGACCTGGACACCCGCTATTTCGCCGGGTGACGCATCGACCGCCTCGCCAATAGTGGATACCGATTCTTCCGCTTATTCCGGGGTGTCCATCGTGCCGGTTGAAGGACGGCTGGATTTGAATCCGATACTGGTGGAAGGCTGGGATCGATTCATCATCGTGTTTCCGGCTGATTCGGGGATTGAACCGCTTTATGTGGTTTTCAGCAGTCCTTATGAGGGGGCCTCAGTCAAAGGCAAATACAGTGGCCGCAAATTCAATCCGGAGCAGGCTGGCGGGCCGATACTTAATCTGGATTGGAGATCGGCCATCATCACCCGAGAGGGGATTGACGCGGTAAAGCTACACATCGCAAGGCTCAATCAATCGGACGCCAACGACATTATGATTCAACGCCTGGAAGACATTCTCAGCGGACACCGGGCGCACTCAGACACGGATTTGCGCTACTACACTCATGAAATGAGAGAGCTGGAGCGGTATAGGGCTTTCGGCTATAGCGACAATACATCGCCATCGGATGAGTCCCCGATATGGAACAACGCTCATACAGCGGCCCTTGAAGACTACAAACTCGGCAGTGAATTAACACTCCTATATACCGAGCAGGCAATCAATGCGATGAATGCGCAGGATCAGAGAGAGTACGAAAAGGACATGAGGAGTTTCGAACAATGA
- a CDS encoding DUF1302 domain-containing protein: protein MTKTTMRAIFKPQALAAAVALGCWAQAHAVDFNIGEIEGTFDSSLSVGASWGMRDADKSLVGTVNGGTGQSSTGDDGRLNFKKGETFSKIFKGIHDLELKYGDTGVFVRGKYWYDFELKDEDREFKPISDKGRKEGAKSSGGQILDAFVYHNYSIADLPGTVRAGKQVVSWGESTFIGNSINSINPIDVSAFRRPGAEIKEGLIPVNMLFGSQSLTDKLSVEGFYQLEWDQTVLDNCGTFFGVDVAADGCNNGYTVGSPAIAPLAPLAAAFGQPIQVTREGVVVPRGGDRDARDSGQWGTALRWLGDDTEYGLYFMNYHSRTPTVGTTTAGLSTLSALPGMVSTANRLAPGSGSGLAQSVMLGRGQYYLEYPEDIRLYGASFATTLPTGTAWTGELSYRPNAPVQVNTNDLTLALLNPIAGGTASPLTTSPGADNKGYRRKEVTQLQSTLTHFFDQVLGAERLTVVGEAAVVRVGGLESRSKLRYGRDSVYGQYGFGGDTGGFVTSTSWGYRARAILDYANVIGGINLKPNLSWSHDVSGYGPNGLFNEGAKAISVGVDADYRNTYTASLSYTDFFGGDYNVLTDRDFVALSFGVNF from the coding sequence ATGACAAAAACAACAATGCGCGCCATCTTCAAACCGCAGGCGCTGGCCGCTGCGGTGGCCTTGGGTTGTTGGGCCCAGGCCCATGCCGTGGATTTCAACATCGGTGAAATCGAAGGCACGTTCGACTCGTCGCTGTCGGTCGGCGCGAGCTGGGGCATGCGCGATGCGGACAAGTCGCTGGTCGGCACGGTCAATGGCGGTACGGGTCAATCCTCGACCGGTGATGACGGGCGTTTGAACTTCAAGAAGGGCGAGACGTTTTCCAAGATCTTCAAGGGCATCCACGACCTTGAATTGAAGTACGGCGACACCGGTGTGTTCGTGCGTGGCAAGTACTGGTACGACTTCGAACTCAAGGATGAAGACCGCGAGTTCAAGCCGATCAGCGACAAGGGCCGCAAGGAAGGCGCCAAGTCTTCCGGCGGGCAGATTCTCGATGCGTTCGTCTATCACAACTACTCCATCGCCGATCTGCCGGGCACCGTGCGCGCCGGCAAGCAGGTGGTGAGCTGGGGTGAAAGTACCTTCATCGGCAACTCGATCAACAGCATCAACCCGATCGACGTCTCGGCGTTCCGTCGGCCCGGCGCGGAGATCAAGGAAGGCCTGATTCCGGTGAACATGCTGTTCGGCTCCCAGAGCCTGACGGACAAACTGTCGGTTGAGGGTTTCTATCAACTGGAATGGGACCAGACCGTTCTCGACAACTGCGGCACCTTCTTCGGTGTCGACGTGGCGGCGGACGGTTGCAACAACGGTTACACCGTCGGCAGCCCGGCGATTGCTCCTTTGGCGCCGTTGGCCGCTGCCTTCGGGCAACCCATTCAGGTCACTCGCGAAGGCGTGGTCGTGCCCCGTGGCGGCGATCGGGATGCGCGGGATTCCGGGCAGTGGGGGACGGCGTTGCGCTGGCTCGGCGACGATACCGAATATGGCCTGTACTTCATGAATTACCACAGCCGCACACCCACGGTCGGCACCACCACGGCCGGGCTGTCGACCCTGTCGGCACTGCCGGGGATGGTCAGCACCGCCAACCGCCTTGCACCCGGGAGCGGGTCCGGGCTGGCGCAAAGCGTGATGCTCGGGCGCGGTCAGTACTATCTCGAATACCCGGAAGACATCCGTCTGTATGGCGCAAGCTTCGCCACCACACTGCCCACCGGCACCGCGTGGACCGGTGAGCTCAGCTACCGGCCGAATGCACCGGTACAGGTCAACACCAACGACTTGACGCTGGCACTGCTCAATCCGATTGCCGGCGGTACGGCATCGCCGCTGACCACGTCGCCCGGCGCCGATAACAAAGGCTACCGGCGCAAGGAAGTGACGCAGCTGCAGAGCACCCTCACGCACTTTTTCGATCAGGTGCTGGGTGCCGAACGCCTGACCGTGGTCGGCGAGGCGGCGGTGGTGCGGGTCGGCGGACTGGAGTCGCGCAGCAAGCTGCGTTATGGCCGTGACTCGGTGTACGGCCAGTACGGTTTCGGCGGTGACACCGGCGGCTTCGTTACCTCGACCTCCTGGGGTTACCGCGCCCGGGCCATCCTCGATTACGCCAACGTGATCGGCGGGATCAACCTCAAGCCCAACCTGTCCTGGTCCCACGACGTTTCCGGTTACGGCCCCAACGGGTTGTTCAACGAGGGTGCCAAGGCCATCAGCGTCGGCGTCGATGCCGACTACCGCAACACCTACACCGCCAGCCTCAGTTACACCGATTTTTTTGGCGGCGATTACAACGTCCTCACTGACCGTGACTTCGTGGCCCTGAGCTTCGGCGTGAACTTCTGA